A part of Saccharomonospora amisosensis genomic DNA contains:
- a CDS encoding Lrp/AsnC family transcriptional regulator codes for MVHAYILIQTEVGKAASVAAEIANIPGVTSSEDVTGPYDVIVRAAADNVDELGQLVVARVQNVEGITRTLTCPVVHL; via the coding sequence GTGGTTCACGCATACATCCTCATTCAGACCGAGGTCGGGAAGGCGGCATCCGTCGCCGCCGAGATCGCGAACATCCCCGGCGTCACCAGTTCGGAGGACGTGACAGGGCCATACGACGTGATCGTGCGTGCCGCGGCGGACAACGTGGACGAGTTGGGGCAACTCGTCGTGGCGAGGGTGCAGAACGTCGAAGGCATCACGCGCACGCTGACCTGCCCCGTGGTCCACCTGTGA
- a CDS encoding DUF3515 domain-containing protein, producing MTETGAPPRAFLIAAVVLATALAVTVAVFGLTSNGDEEGQGGDVGPLALVPVPAPQAESPQCAELVRAAPRTLKSAGRMLPRRELAEPAPPATLAWGQPNPIVLRCGLDRPGELIRTSPLRVINGVQWLEVPGDGSATWYVVDREVYAALTVPADAGTGPLQDISDTISATLPAVPLRFG from the coding sequence GTGACCGAGACCGGCGCACCTCCGAGGGCGTTTCTCATCGCCGCCGTGGTCCTGGCCACCGCACTCGCGGTGACGGTCGCGGTGTTCGGGCTCACCAGCAACGGCGACGAGGAAGGGCAAGGCGGTGACGTTGGCCCGCTTGCTCTGGTACCCGTGCCCGCACCGCAGGCCGAAAGCCCGCAGTGCGCCGAACTCGTGCGCGCGGCACCTCGCACACTCAAGTCGGCGGGCCGGATGCTGCCGCGACGCGAACTCGCCGAACCCGCCCCTCCCGCGACACTGGCGTGGGGCCAGCCGAACCCGATCGTGCTACGTTGCGGGCTCGACCGACCAGGAGAGCTGATCCGGACCTCGCCACTGCGCGTCATCAACGGTGTGCAGTGGTTGGAGGTCCCCGGCGACGGCTCGGCCACCTGGTACGTCGTCGACCGCGAGGTTTACGCTGCGCTCACCGTGCCAGCCGACGCGGGAACGGGCCCACTGCAGGACATCTCCGACACGATCTCGGCCACGCTGCCCGCCGTGCCGCTGCGGTTCGGCTGA